The following coding sequences lie in one Candidatus Eremiobacterota bacterium genomic window:
- a CDS encoding SDR family NAD(P)-dependent oxidoreductase: protein MPDEARTLIVTGASSGIGRALALESIRAGYRAVLVARRKELLEQIARSIHDAGGTCITIAGDVTAPPMATQIVDAAMANFGRIDVVINNAGGGAYGELLAQSDAAIAAQWQLHVAAPLRIARAALAHLIATRGQLVFIGSGVARVPLPHNGAYGLAKAAIRSAAIQLRRELRSRGVGVTYVDPGVVATEFHSSLQIERPPSGAVAPERVARAILAGIRRRRAVINAVRWQTALATFGEWSGTLADPLIIRGFTVRRTEGQRQPAPVEERVILSLSKDEPVEGRFEAALEPVARRMERVKLTSSFLREALVPDTTLELGPLAMRWAGMPNKNERAALREALDALTEGGYLEPAGEETWRVLRAAD, encoded by the coding sequence ATGCCTGACGAGGCACGGACGCTGATCGTCACCGGCGCCAGTTCTGGCATCGGTCGCGCGCTGGCGCTTGAGTCTATTCGTGCGGGGTACCGCGCCGTGCTCGTTGCTCGTCGGAAAGAACTGCTCGAGCAAATCGCCCGCTCGATTCACGATGCCGGCGGAACCTGCATTACGATTGCCGGCGACGTGACGGCGCCTCCGATGGCGACGCAAATCGTCGATGCGGCCATGGCGAACTTCGGGCGCATTGACGTCGTCATCAACAATGCGGGCGGCGGCGCGTACGGCGAGCTGCTCGCACAGAGCGATGCCGCCATCGCGGCCCAATGGCAGCTTCACGTTGCAGCACCGTTGCGCATCGCGCGTGCCGCGCTCGCTCACTTGATTGCAACACGCGGCCAGCTCGTCTTCATCGGCTCCGGCGTTGCGCGAGTTCCGCTGCCACATAATGGCGCGTACGGACTGGCGAAAGCGGCGATTCGCTCCGCCGCAATTCAGCTGCGACGCGAGCTTCGCTCGCGCGGCGTCGGCGTCACATATGTTGATCCCGGTGTCGTCGCGACGGAATTTCATAGCTCGCTTCAGATCGAGCGGCCACCGAGCGGAGCCGTCGCGCCGGAGCGCGTCGCGCGCGCGATTCTAGCTGGAATCCGTCGGCGTCGCGCGGTCATTAACGCCGTGCGGTGGCAAACGGCGCTCGCAACGTTCGGCGAATGGTCGGGGACACTCGCCGATCCGCTTATCATCCGCGGCTTCACGGTCCGCCGCACCGAAGGGCAGCGTCAGCCTGCGCCTGTCGAAGAACGTGTCATCCTGAGCCTGTCGAAGGATGAGCCTGTCGAAGGGCGCTTCGAAGCAGCTCTCGAGCCGGTCGCACGGCGAATGGAACGAGTAAAGCTCACATCGAGTTTTTTGCGCGAAGCGCTCGTGCCGGACACGACACTGGAACTGGGTCCCTTGGCAATGCGATGGGCGGGAATGCCGAACAAGAACGAACGCGCCGCACTGCGCGAAGCGCTCGACGCACTCACCGAAGGCGGCTACCTGGAACCGGCTGGGGAGGAAACGTGGAGAGTCTTACGCGCCGCCGACTGA
- a CDS encoding metal ABC transporter ATP-binding protein, whose product MKGDAVVARDLVVRYEDFTALTNATLTVHYGEALGVVGPNGSGKSTLLKSIAGLLLPSAGELIVLGSPPRKLRPGTIAYVPQVEAVDWSFPATVWDVVAMGRFARLHFWERFGERDRAVVRAALDTVNMGALAQRHIARLSGGQQQRAFVARAIAQEPQLLLLDEPTTGVDAATEEALRHVVRSLVERGLPVVMATHDLDRVDEWFDRLLVLDRHVLALGTPREVVESGVYAAIREHTHTHGHLRHDHEPHAAHAAHPEIRR is encoded by the coding sequence GTGAAAGGCGACGCCGTCGTGGCCCGCGACCTCGTGGTTCGCTACGAGGACTTCACGGCGCTGACGAATGCGACCCTGACCGTGCACTACGGTGAAGCGCTGGGAGTCGTTGGTCCAAACGGCTCGGGAAAGTCGACATTGCTCAAGAGTATCGCCGGACTCTTGCTGCCGTCGGCCGGGGAACTGATCGTGCTCGGCTCACCGCCGCGAAAACTGCGGCCCGGAACGATCGCGTACGTTCCGCAAGTCGAAGCCGTTGATTGGTCGTTCCCGGCTACGGTTTGGGATGTCGTCGCGATGGGGCGCTTCGCGCGATTACACTTTTGGGAGCGCTTCGGCGAGCGCGACCGCGCGGTCGTGCGCGCGGCACTCGATACGGTGAACATGGGCGCGTTGGCGCAGCGGCACATCGCCCGCCTTTCGGGCGGCCAGCAACAGCGAGCCTTCGTGGCGCGCGCCATCGCGCAAGAACCGCAGCTATTGCTGCTCGACGAGCCAACGACGGGCGTTGACGCAGCGACCGAAGAAGCGTTGCGACATGTTGTGCGTAGTCTTGTCGAGCGCGGATTGCCCGTCGTGATGGCCACGCACGACCTCGACCGCGTCGATGAGTGGTTCGATCGCCTCCTCGTGCTCGACCGGCACGTGCTCGCGCTCGGGACGCCGCGGGAAGTCGTCGAATCGGGCGTCTACGCCGCGATTCGCGAGCACACGCACACCCACGGGCATCTTCGCCACGACCACGAGCCGCATGCCGCGCACGCCGCCCATCCGGAGATTCGGCGCTGA
- a CDS encoding metal ABC transporter permease: protein MQRAFVAALAVGLLCSTMGTYVILRRLSFIGDGIAHASFAGIVIAYLRGANFYIGAGIVAVLTAVGIGFVHRRGRISLDTTIGVLFTGMFALGVYLMSQQRSYAVDLQSFLFGDILAVQRQDLLLILALSVIVASAVIMLYRGLLYSTFDPIVAQASGIPSGTYEYALLVMLALTIVVALQAVGIVLVAALLVTPAAAAYQLTSRFAPMMAVAAAFGAASTVGGLYLSYYVRASSGATIVLLATLLFFAALAAKQLRRISARAA from the coding sequence ATGCAGCGGGCGTTCGTCGCGGCGCTTGCGGTCGGACTGCTCTGCTCGACGATGGGAACGTACGTAATCCTGCGCCGCCTATCGTTCATCGGGGACGGAATCGCGCACGCATCGTTTGCCGGCATCGTTATTGCCTATCTGCGCGGAGCGAACTTCTACATCGGAGCCGGCATCGTCGCGGTGCTCACGGCGGTCGGCATCGGTTTCGTGCACCGGCGTGGCCGCATCTCACTCGACACTACTATCGGGGTGCTCTTTACCGGAATGTTCGCACTCGGCGTCTATCTTATGAGCCAGCAGCGTAGTTACGCGGTGGATTTGCAGAGCTTTCTCTTTGGCGACATTCTTGCCGTGCAGCGACAGGATTTGTTGCTCATCTTGGCACTGAGCGTCATCGTCGCCAGTGCGGTGATCATGCTCTACCGCGGCCTGCTGTACTCGACGTTCGATCCAATCGTGGCGCAGGCGAGCGGCATTCCTTCGGGCACCTATGAGTACGCGCTGCTCGTCATGCTCGCATTAACCATTGTGGTCGCGCTCCAAGCCGTCGGCATCGTTCTCGTCGCCGCATTGCTAGTCACGCCGGCGGCCGCAGCCTATCAGTTGACCTCGCGCTTCGCTCCGATGATGGCGGTCGCGGCGGCATTCGGCGCGGCCAGCACCGTTGGCGGGCTCTATCTTTCCTATTACGTGCGTGCCTCGAGCGGCGCAACGATCGTGCTGCTGGCGACGTTGCTATTTTTTGCCGCATTAGCGGCAAAACAGCTGCGCCGTATCAGCGCACGAGCAGCGTAA
- a CDS encoding beta-galactosidase has translation MSRFLLGINYWPRRNAMYMWDRFDSEAVREDMARVKELGLDVVRFFLMWEAFQPAPNEMNPRALRQFDDFMQIVADAKLRAMPTLFCGHMSGVNWLPPWTLERETTHGRFRTIAAGSVVDRRIGDFYADPELLRAQVFFAQRVGERLRDHPALFAWDLGNEFSNLREPATANDAAQWSARLSETLLEASGASASGGMHGEDFDHDRRLRPSSIARPWPFATMHGYSVYSAFARGKLDTNVVPFLCQLQQSFSGKRVLFTEFGNPECPPGEVRVDGFACLDEAELAEYARGSIDRLHARGALGAFWWCWSDYDPSLADVPPFDRAPHELRFGLLRSDETLKPVAHILAQVAREGRTVVEPAPAPIADETEHYAGLPESIEREYQAYCDANA, from the coding sequence ATGTCACGGTTTCTTCTCGGCATCAACTACTGGCCGCGCCGCAACGCGATGTACATGTGGGATCGCTTCGACAGCGAGGCCGTTCGCGAGGATATGGCGCGCGTCAAAGAACTGGGGCTCGACGTCGTACGCTTCTTTTTGATGTGGGAAGCGTTTCAACCGGCACCAAACGAGATGAACCCCAGAGCCTTGCGGCAGTTCGACGATTTTATGCAGATCGTCGCCGATGCGAAGCTGCGCGCGATGCCCACCCTTTTCTGCGGGCACATGAGTGGCGTCAATTGGCTCCCGCCGTGGACGCTCGAACGCGAAACGACCCACGGTCGTTTTCGTACGATCGCTGCCGGCTCGGTGGTCGATCGCCGGATCGGCGACTTCTATGCCGACCCGGAGTTGCTGCGCGCACAAGTTTTCTTCGCGCAGCGCGTGGGCGAACGGCTGCGCGATCACCCCGCGCTCTTCGCCTGGGATCTGGGCAACGAGTTCTCCAATCTTCGCGAGCCGGCGACGGCAAACGACGCGGCGCAATGGAGCGCGCGACTAAGCGAAACGCTGCTGGAAGCCTCGGGCGCGAGCGCCTCGGGAGGAATGCACGGCGAAGATTTCGATCACGACCGCCGGTTGCGGCCTTCGAGCATCGCCCGCCCTTGGCCATTTGCAACGATGCACGGCTACTCCGTGTACAGCGCCTTTGCACGCGGCAAGCTCGATACAAACGTCGTTCCCTTTCTTTGTCAGCTGCAGCAATCGTTCAGTGGCAAACGGGTGCTGTTTACCGAGTTCGGTAACCCCGAATGTCCGCCGGGTGAAGTACGCGTCGACGGTTTCGCCTGTCTCGACGAAGCCGAGTTAGCCGAGTACGCGCGCGGTTCGATCGATCGCCTCCATGCACGCGGCGCGCTCGGCGCGTTCTGGTGGTGCTGGAGCGACTACGATCCGTCGCTTGCCGACGTTCCACCGTTTGACCGCGCACCGCACGAGCTGCGATTCGGACTTCTCCGCAGCGATGAAACGCTCAAACCGGTTGCCCACATACTTGCGCAGGTCGCACGCGAAGGGCGCACGGTCGTCGAGCCGGCGCCCGCGCCGATCGCCGACGAGACCGAGCATTACGCCGGACTTCCCGAAAGCATCGAACGCGAATACCAGGCCTATTGCGACGCGAATGCCTGA